Proteins from a single region of Hydra vulgaris chromosome 12, alternate assembly HydraT2T_AEP:
- the LOC136089119 gene encoding uncharacterized protein LOC136089119 → MYYEVDGATRKDYIELTELTLMVLSEENYKFRTPGAIHHARFMAKGIYYLKLQLMMDAIPSLTNRLKNEITEVATFVAVFYTTWFLKAELSAVAPRQDMRALWQMNRFKEYNLIGAESVIESIKRHTWFLDPYLVVLALADENCEERGEIAHKLYSFEFRSLDKYSLARIKANMEVLNSLDFSGPKPPSLVELVTENS, encoded by the exons ATGTACTATGAAGTA GATGGGGCTACAAGGAAGGACTACATTGAGCTGACAGAGCTTACACTTATGGTGCTTTCTGAGGAAAATTACAAGTTTCGTACACCCGGAGCAATTCATCATGCCCGTTTTATGGCAAAAG gtATCTACTACCTAAAGCTCCAGCTTATGATGGATGCAATACCCAGTCTGACAAATCGACTGAAAAATGAAATTACTGAAGTGGCAACTTTTGTGGCTGTTTTCTATACTACCTGGTTTCTCAAAGCTGAACTATCTGCTGTGGCTCCTCGTCAG GATATGAGAGCTCTTTGGCAAATGAATAGGTTTAAGGAGTACAATTTGATTGGGGCAGAATCAGTCATTGAATCAATCAAACGGCACACATGGTTTCTGGACCCTTACCTTGTTGTTCTTGCCTTAGCTGATGAAAACTGTGAAGAAAGAGGTGAAATTGCTCACAAATTATACAGCTTTGAATTTCGTAGCTTAGATAAATATTCGTTAGCCCGAATAAAAGCTAACATGGAGGTCCTCAATTCTTTAGACTTCAGTGGACCGAAGCCACCAAGCTTAGTTGAATTGGTCACAGAAAATTCGTGA